Proteins from a single region of Salinigranum halophilum:
- a CDS encoding glutathione-independent formaldehyde dehydrogenase, translating into MRAVVYKGPKEVAVEEVEEPELQHPNDVLIDITTSCICGSDLHMYEGRTAAEEGIVFGHENMGIVTEVGDGVSTLEEGDRVVAPFNVACGFCQNCENGYTGFCTNVNPGFAGGAYGYVAMGPYKGGQAEKLRIPYADFNALKLPDGDEHEDAFALLADIFPTGWHGTELANLQPGESVAIFGAGPVGLMAAYSAKIKGASKIYSVDRVPSRLELAEEHCDATAINFEEGDPVEQIIDDHGGEVDKGVDAVGYQAIDPETDPGSDAYDPARENPAVVLNQLVQVVRPTGELGIPGLYVPSDPGAPDEMAAQGRLGIDFGKLFEKGQKLGTGQCNVKEYNRELRDLIIEGRADPSWVVSHRVGLDEAPEMYDAFDKREEGVTKVLLEP; encoded by the coding sequence ATGAGAGCAGTCGTATACAAGGGACCGAAAGAGGTAGCCGTCGAGGAAGTAGAAGAGCCGGAGCTTCAGCATCCGAACGACGTCCTAATCGACATCACGACGTCGTGCATCTGTGGGTCGGACCTCCACATGTACGAGGGCCGAACCGCGGCAGAGGAAGGAATCGTCTTCGGACACGAGAACATGGGAATCGTCACCGAGGTCGGCGACGGCGTCTCCACGCTGGAGGAGGGCGACCGCGTCGTCGCTCCGTTCAACGTCGCGTGTGGGTTCTGCCAGAACTGTGAGAACGGCTACACCGGCTTCTGTACGAACGTCAACCCGGGCTTCGCCGGCGGTGCCTACGGCTACGTCGCCATGGGGCCGTACAAGGGGGGACAGGCCGAGAAACTCCGCATCCCGTATGCGGACTTCAACGCGCTCAAACTCCCCGACGGCGACGAACACGAGGACGCGTTCGCACTCCTCGCCGACATCTTCCCGACAGGGTGGCACGGAACAGAGTTGGCGAACCTCCAGCCCGGCGAGAGCGTCGCCATCTTCGGTGCGGGTCCGGTCGGGCTGATGGCCGCCTACAGCGCGAAGATCAAGGGCGCGTCGAAGATTTACTCCGTCGACCGCGTCCCGAGCCGGCTCGAACTCGCAGAGGAACACTGTGACGCCACCGCAATCAACTTCGAGGAGGGCGACCCGGTCGAGCAGATCATCGACGACCACGGGGGCGAGGTCGACAAGGGCGTCGACGCCGTCGGCTACCAGGCCATCGACCCTGAGACCGACCCCGGTTCGGACGCGTACGACCCGGCCCGCGAGAACCCGGCCGTCGTGCTGAACCAGCTTGTCCAGGTCGTCCGCCCCACGGGCGAACTCGGCATCCCCGGGCTGTACGTCCCCTCCGACCCCGGTGCCCCCGACGAGATGGCTGCGCAGGGTCGACTCGGCATCGACTTCGGGAAGCTGTTCGAGAAGGGACAGAAGCTCGGAACGGGCCAGTGTAACGTCAAGGAGTACAACCGCGAACTCCGCGACCTCATCATCGAAGGCCGCGCGGACCCCTCGTGGGTGGTCTCCCACCGCGTCGGCCTCGACGAGGCCCCCGAGATGTACGACGCCTTCGACAAGCGCGAAGAGGGCGTCACGAAGGTCCTGCTCGAGCCGTAG
- a CDS encoding CobW family GTP-binding protein translates to MTGDSDHRIPVTVLSGALGAGKTTLVNRLLRSPGDRTIAVVVNDVGDVNIDAELIEEENEDTGVVDLSNGCICCGLQGDLLSEVTRLADERTFDYLVVEASGVSEPVPIAQTFTRGTDDADIDPTERFRLDTMVSVVDTYGFWKEFDAATHREDSAGGGRSLSEVFVDQVEFCDVLLLNKCDTVPEDALEEVEAVVRELQPRAVLYRTEYSDVPTDAVLDTGLFDFEEAQRATGWKRHLAGEDTHDGEHDHHHAGAVHAVSTFTYETDEPFHPERLDAWLDDWRGDVVRAKGFFKLAGRPETVMGLSQAGPSVQAGPLGTWDEDDDRRTRLVFIGTDMDEADIRRELDGCLVRESESLESVTDPFPA, encoded by the coding sequence ATGACCGGTGACTCCGACCACAGAATCCCCGTGACGGTCCTCAGTGGCGCACTCGGTGCCGGCAAGACGACGCTCGTCAACCGACTGCTGAGGAGCCCCGGTGACCGGACCATCGCCGTCGTCGTCAACGACGTCGGCGACGTGAACATCGATGCCGAACTCATCGAGGAAGAGAACGAGGACACCGGCGTCGTCGACCTCTCCAACGGGTGTATCTGCTGTGGACTCCAGGGCGACCTCCTGTCCGAGGTGACGCGCCTCGCCGACGAGCGCACGTTCGACTACCTGGTCGTCGAGGCGTCGGGGGTCTCAGAGCCCGTCCCCATCGCGCAGACCTTCACGCGCGGGACGGACGACGCCGACATCGACCCGACCGAACGGTTCCGCCTCGACACGATGGTCTCCGTCGTCGACACGTACGGATTCTGGAAGGAGTTCGACGCCGCGACCCACCGTGAGGACTCCGCCGGTGGAGGGCGGTCGCTCTCGGAGGTGTTCGTCGACCAGGTCGAGTTCTGCGACGTCCTCCTCTTGAACAAGTGTGACACCGTCCCTGAGGACGCGCTCGAGGAGGTCGAGGCCGTCGTGCGCGAACTGCAGCCCCGAGCGGTGCTGTATCGGACGGAGTACTCGGACGTGCCGACCGACGCCGTCCTCGACACCGGACTGTTCGACTTCGAGGAGGCCCAGCGCGCGACCGGGTGGAAGCGACACCTCGCGGGCGAGGATACCCACGACGGGGAGCACGACCACCACCACGCTGGTGCCGTACACGCCGTGTCGACGTTCACCTACGAGACCGACGAGCCGTTCCACCCCGAGCGCCTCGACGCGTGGCTCGACGACTGGCGCGGGGACGTCGTACGGGCGAAGGGCTTTTTCAAACTCGCGGGGCGGCCGGAGACGGTGATGGGGTTGAGTCAGGCCGGCCCGTCGGTGCAGGCGGGCCCGCTCGGCACGTGGGACGAGGACGACGATCGACGGACCCGACTGGTGTTCATCGGGACGGACATGGACGAAGCCGACATCAGACGGGAACTCGACGGCTGTCTCGTTCGAGAATCGGAGTCGCTCGAGAGCGTTACCGACCCGTTCCCGGCGTGA
- a CDS encoding cupin domain-containing protein, with product MSYTKVNYRDVDPVADGLYFLRDALGCENLGFSVVDCEPNWTGKEHDHANGDHEEVYYLVSGEATLYVDGDEVALDPGDAVRVAPDAARQIENGPRESTFVVVGAP from the coding sequence ATGTCCTACACCAAGGTCAACTACCGCGACGTCGACCCGGTCGCGGACGGACTGTACTTCCTCCGCGACGCCCTCGGCTGTGAGAACCTCGGATTCAGTGTGGTCGACTGTGAGCCGAACTGGACCGGTAAGGAACACGACCACGCCAACGGCGACCACGAGGAGGTGTACTACCTCGTCTCGGGCGAAGCGACGCTCTACGTCGACGGAGACGAGGTGGCGTTGGACCCCGGCGACGCGGTCCGCGTCGCGCCCGACGCGGCCCGACAGATCGAGAACGGCCCTCGCGAGAGTACGTTCGTGGTCGTCGGCGCCCCCTGA
- the dnaJ gene encoding molecular chaperone DnaJ → MSEDFYDVLGVSRDASEDEIKKAYRKKASEYHPDVSDDPDAEEKFKKVQKAKEVLTDDEKRQMYDQLGHDRFQQAQKQGGMGGGAGGRGGGDPFGGMGGGAGGMGGFEDIFNQFFGGGGGRQNGPSQGKNIRTSITLDLEEAYEGVSKQFTIQRPERCDECDGAGHPPDADVSTCPECNGQGQTTQVSQTPFGRVQQTQTCRRCEGEGELYSEECSECGGAGKVRREAELTVDIPAGIRDGQTLRMNGEGAPGEHGGPNGDLLIDVAVREHPEFERDGDDLFHQYALSFPQAVFGTTVEVPTLDGTVEMDVPEGTQSGETFRLKRKGMPKLQQRGRRGRQRHGDLYVQVQVVTPDNLNKEQRKALEKFAEAGGDEVDVKEGFFERIKNSF, encoded by the coding sequence ATGAGCGAGGACTTCTACGACGTACTCGGGGTGTCGCGTGACGCCTCGGAAGACGAAATCAAGAAAGCCTACCGGAAGAAGGCCTCGGAGTACCACCCCGACGTGAGCGACGACCCCGACGCCGAGGAGAAGTTCAAGAAGGTCCAGAAGGCCAAGGAGGTCCTCACGGACGACGAGAAGCGCCAGATGTACGACCAGCTCGGCCACGACCGCTTCCAGCAGGCCCAGAAGCAGGGCGGGATGGGCGGCGGTGCTGGCGGCCGAGGCGGTGGCGACCCGTTCGGCGGCATGGGTGGCGGCGCCGGCGGCATGGGTGGCTTCGAGGACATCTTCAACCAGTTCTTCGGCGGCGGCGGTGGGCGACAGAACGGGCCCAGTCAGGGCAAGAACATCCGGACGAGCATCACGCTCGACCTCGAAGAGGCCTACGAGGGCGTCTCGAAGCAGTTCACCATCCAGCGCCCCGAGCGCTGTGACGAGTGTGACGGCGCGGGCCACCCCCCGGACGCCGACGTCAGTACCTGTCCGGAGTGTAACGGGCAGGGACAGACCACGCAGGTGAGCCAGACACCGTTCGGGCGCGTCCAGCAGACCCAGACCTGTCGACGCTGTGAGGGCGAGGGCGAACTCTACTCCGAGGAGTGTTCCGAGTGCGGTGGTGCCGGGAAGGTCCGGCGCGAGGCCGAACTCACCGTCGACATCCCCGCGGGCATCAGAGACGGGCAGACCCTCCGGATGAACGGCGAGGGTGCGCCCGGCGAACACGGCGGGCCGAACGGCGACCTGCTCATCGATGTCGCCGTCCGCGAACACCCGGAGTTCGAGCGCGACGGCGACGACCTCTTCCACCAGTACGCGCTCTCGTTCCCCCAGGCGGTCTTCGGGACGACGGTCGAGGTACCCACGCTCGACGGCACCGTCGAGATGGACGTCCCCGAGGGTACCCAGAGCGGCGAGACGTTCCGCCTGAAGCGCAAGGGGATGCCGAAGCTCCAACAGCGGGGTCGACGCGGCCGACAGCGCCACGGCGACCTCTACGTCCAGGTCCAGGTCGTCACGCCCGACAACCTCAACAAGGAACAGCGCAAGGCGCTCGAGAAGTTCGCCGAGGCCGGCGGCGACGAGGTCGACGTCAAGGAAGGCTTCTTCGAGCGCATCAAGAACTCCTTTTGA
- a CDS encoding DUF6713 family protein, whose amino-acid sequence MAALTPVLFALTVAFLAVHELDAVRNHEWRFFFSPFGVDDDTGYRVFTALHVPLFAVVFTFYSAPAFQTGLDLFAVAHGGVHLALRDHPLVEFSGWFSGLWIYGASALGGLHLLAVVVS is encoded by the coding sequence ATGGCCGCCCTGACGCCCGTCCTCTTCGCGCTCACCGTCGCGTTCCTCGCGGTCCACGAACTCGACGCGGTCCGGAACCACGAGTGGCGGTTCTTCTTCTCCCCGTTCGGCGTCGACGACGACACCGGGTACCGCGTCTTCACGGCGCTCCACGTCCCGCTCTTCGCCGTCGTCTTCACGTTCTACTCCGCGCCCGCATTCCAGACTGGCCTCGACCTCTTCGCGGTCGCACACGGCGGCGTCCACCTGGCGCTGCGCGACCACCCGCTGGTCGAGTTCTCGGGGTGGTTCTCCGGGCTGTGGATCTACGGGGCATCGGCGCTCGGTGGCCTCCACCTCCTCGCTGTGGTCGTCTCGTGA
- the dnaK gene encoding molecular chaperone DnaK: MASNKILGIDLGTTNSAFAVMEGGDPEIIVNAEGDRTTPSVVAFSDDGERLIGKPAKNQAIQNPDRTIRSIKRHMGEEGYTVEIGDDEYTPEQLSAMILQKIKRDAEEYLGDDVEKAVITVPAYFNDRQRQATKDAGEIAGFEVERIINEPTAASMAYGLDDDSDQTVLVYDLGGGTFDVSILDLGGGVYEVVATNGDNSLGGDDWDEAVIDHLATEFKNDHGIDLREDRQALQRLKDAAEEAKIELSSRKETTINLPFITATDSGPVHLEQKLTRAKFESLTTDLIDRTVGPTKQALEDAGYDKGDIDEVILVGGSTRMPQVRDKVEDLLGVEPKKSVNPDEAVALGAAIQGGVLSGDVDDIVLLDVTPLSLGIEVKGGLFERLIDKNTTIPTEESKIFTTAADSQTRVQVRVFQGEREIANKNELLGEFQLTGIPPAPAGTPQIEVSFNIDENGIVNVSAEDKGSGNKEDITIEGGAGLSDEQIDQMQQEAEEHAEEDKVRREFVEARNEAESTVQRAETLLEENEDSVSDDLREDIEAEVENLEEVLAENEEADDLEAATDEIEDAVEDLAEALQEIGKQMYEQQAQQQAAGGAGMGGAGGMGGMGGAGGAGPEGDDDEYVDADFEDVDKDDE; encoded by the coding sequence ATGGCGAGCAACAAGATTCTCGGTATCGACCTCGGTACCACCAACAGCGCCTTCGCGGTGATGGAAGGTGGCGACCCCGAGATCATCGTGAACGCCGAAGGGGACCGCACGACACCCTCCGTCGTCGCGTTCTCCGACGACGGCGAACGACTCATCGGCAAACCCGCCAAGAACCAGGCCATCCAGAACCCAGACCGCACGATTCGGTCCATCAAGCGGCACATGGGTGAGGAGGGGTACACCGTCGAAATCGGCGACGACGAGTACACGCCCGAACAGCTCTCGGCGATGATTCTCCAGAAGATCAAGCGCGACGCCGAGGAGTACCTCGGCGACGACGTCGAGAAGGCGGTCATCACGGTCCCCGCGTACTTCAACGACCGCCAGCGCCAGGCCACGAAGGACGCCGGCGAGATCGCCGGCTTCGAAGTCGAGCGCATCATCAACGAGCCGACTGCGGCGTCGATGGCGTACGGCCTCGACGACGACTCCGACCAGACCGTCCTCGTGTACGACCTCGGCGGCGGCACGTTCGACGTCTCCATCCTCGATTTAGGCGGCGGCGTCTACGAGGTCGTCGCCACGAACGGTGACAACTCGCTCGGCGGCGACGACTGGGACGAAGCCGTCATCGACCACCTCGCCACGGAGTTCAAGAACGACCACGGCATCGACCTCCGCGAGGACCGTCAGGCCCTCCAGCGGCTGAAGGACGCCGCGGAGGAGGCCAAAATCGAACTCTCCTCACGAAAGGAGACGACCATCAACCTCCCGTTCATCACGGCCACCGACTCGGGGCCGGTCCACCTCGAACAGAAGCTCACGCGGGCGAAGTTCGAGTCGCTCACCACGGACCTCATCGACCGCACGGTCGGCCCGACGAAGCAGGCGCTCGAAGACGCCGGCTACGACAAGGGTGACATCGACGAGGTCATCCTCGTCGGCGGGTCGACTCGAATGCCGCAGGTCCGCGACAAGGTCGAGGACCTCCTCGGCGTCGAACCCAAAAAGAGCGTCAACCCCGACGAGGCCGTCGCGCTCGGCGCGGCCATCCAGGGCGGCGTGCTCTCGGGCGACGTCGACGACATCGTTCTCCTCGACGTCACACCGCTGTCGCTCGGCATCGAGGTGAAGGGTGGGCTCTTCGAGCGGCTCATCGACAAGAACACCACCATCCCGACCGAGGAGTCGAAGATATTCACCACGGCCGCGGACAGCCAGACGCGCGTCCAGGTGCGGGTCTTCCAGGGCGAGCGCGAAATCGCCAACAAGAACGAACTGCTCGGGGAGTTCCAGCTGACGGGTATCCCGCCGGCTCCCGCGGGGACGCCGCAGATCGAGGTGTCGTTCAACATCGACGAGAACGGCATCGTCAACGTCTCCGCCGAGGACAAAGGCTCCGGTAACAAGGAGGACATCACCATCGAGGGCGGTGCTGGCCTCTCCGACGAACAGATCGACCAGATGCAGCAGGAGGCCGAGGAGCACGCCGAGGAGGACAAGGTCCGCCGCGAGTTCGTCGAGGCGCGCAACGAGGCCGAGAGCACCGTCCAGCGCGCCGAGACGCTCCTCGAAGAGAACGAGGACAGCGTCTCCGACGACCTCCGCGAGGACATCGAAGCGGAGGTCGAGAACCTCGAAGAGGTCTTAGCCGAGAACGAGGAGGCCGACGACCTCGAAGCGGCGACCGACGAGATCGAGGACGCCGTCGAGGACCTCGCCGAGGCGCTCCAGGAGATCGGCAAACAGATGTACGAACAGCAGGCTCAGCAGCAGGCCGCCGGTGGCGCGGGCATGGGCGGTGCCGGCGGTATGGGTGGTATGGGCGGCGCTGGCGGCGCTGGTCCCGAAGGCGACGACGACGAGTACGTCGACGCCGACTTCGAGGACGTGGACAAAGACGACGAATAG
- a CDS encoding nucleotide exchange factor GrpE produces MSDDADMDADAAAEDVESGPAVNGETAAPDDESTGDDADAATAEASTETGLASEVAEVDETLAEDVAALEGRVAELEAALDDARSKLTRKQADFQNYKKRTKKKQEQIKARATEDLVERLVPVRDNLVRALDQDEEADIRPGIESTLTELDRVLEGENVTVIEPQPGDEVDPHRHEVMLRVDAEQPAGTVVDLYQPGYEMAEKVIRPAQVTVSSGADTAE; encoded by the coding sequence ATGAGCGACGACGCCGACATGGACGCCGACGCGGCCGCCGAGGACGTCGAATCGGGGCCCGCAGTCAACGGCGAGACGGCCGCCCCGGACGACGAGTCGACAGGTGACGACGCTGACGCCGCCACCGCGGAGGCGTCGACGGAGACTGGCCTCGCCAGTGAGGTCGCCGAGGTGGACGAGACGCTCGCCGAGGACGTCGCGGCACTCGAAGGACGGGTCGCCGAACTCGAAGCCGCTCTGGACGACGCACGGTCGAAGCTGACCCGGAAGCAGGCGGACTTTCAGAACTACAAGAAGCGGACGAAGAAGAAGCAAGAGCAGATCAAAGCGCGGGCGACCGAAGACCTCGTCGAACGTCTCGTCCCCGTTCGGGACAACCTCGTCCGTGCGCTCGACCAGGACGAGGAGGCCGACATCCGTCCCGGAATCGAGTCGACGCTCACCGAACTCGACCGGGTCCTCGAAGGCGAGAACGTCACCGTCATCGAGCCACAGCCGGGCGACGAGGTCGACCCCCACCGCCACGAGGTGATGCTCCGCGTCGACGCCGAGCAACCCGCGGGAACCGTCGTCGACCTCTACCAGCCGGGCTACGAGATGGCCGAGAAGGTCATCCGCCCCGCACAGGTCACCGTGAGCAGCGGCGCTGACACGGCGGAGTAG
- a CDS encoding proteasome assembly chaperone family protein, with the protein MAHVDVLEPLELDAPTMVEGLPGVGLVGKIAADHLVEEFAMTHYANVHCDALPKVAVYQEGDATLHPPVRLYADTERNLLVLQSDVPISPAAAQEFADCIGGWFDDDGVFPIYLSGIGREKSDAPPAMYGVGVGDGLERLEAADITAPDETGLVSGPTGALLNDAVEHGRAAVGLVVESDPRFPDPEAARILIREGIEPLTGLEVGTDSLVDRAEEIRAAKERLAKRMQEAGDESTQARPLGMYQ; encoded by the coding sequence ATGGCACACGTAGACGTACTCGAACCCCTCGAACTGGACGCGCCGACGATGGTCGAGGGTCTGCCCGGGGTCGGACTCGTCGGGAAGATCGCGGCCGACCACCTCGTCGAGGAGTTCGCGATGACTCACTACGCGAACGTCCACTGCGATGCCCTCCCGAAGGTGGCCGTCTACCAGGAGGGAGACGCGACCCTCCACCCGCCCGTCCGGCTGTACGCCGACACCGAACGGAACCTCCTCGTCCTCCAGAGCGACGTCCCCATCTCGCCGGCGGCCGCCCAGGAGTTCGCGGACTGTATCGGCGGCTGGTTCGACGACGACGGGGTGTTCCCCATCTACCTCTCGGGTATCGGCCGGGAGAAGTCCGACGCACCGCCGGCGATGTACGGGGTCGGCGTCGGCGACGGCCTCGAGCGACTCGAAGCGGCCGACATCACCGCCCCGGACGAGACCGGACTCGTCTCGGGTCCGACAGGAGCCCTGTTGAACGACGCCGTCGAACACGGCCGGGCCGCCGTCGGTCTGGTCGTGGAGTCGGACCCGCGGTTCCCCGACCCCGAGGCCGCCCGGATTCTCATCAGAGAGGGTATCGAACCGCTGACCGGCCTCGAGGTCGGCACGGACAGCCTCGTCGACCGCGCAGAGGAGATTCGGGCCGCCAAGGAGCGCCTCGCGAAGCGGATGCAGGAGGCGGGCGACGAGAGCACGCAGGCGCGACCGCTCGGGATGTACCAGTAG
- a CDS encoding DEAD/DEAH box helicase — MTTLSFEDGTVRVDDPPAGLSLPFLETDPRSGTARAPAFRYSALRDVLDSRDDVYDDHLASWPALSLSTSYDLREYQRDALDAWRRADHRGVVELPTGAGKTVVAIAAMVTLDLPTLVVVPTIDLLNQWRRELEAEFDVEVGQFGGGQQRQAPITVSTYDSAYLRADEIGDQFGLVVFDEVHHLGGEGYQDIARLLAAPARLGLTATFERPDGAHEAVERLVGPRVFALDVDDLAGEHLADYDIKRIEVSLSEAERRQYDEAQETFVDYLRTSNLDMRSGADYQKLVMRSGNDPRAREALLAKQRARRVMMNADAKVDALADILDRHRDDRVIVFTAHTDLVYRLSERFLLPAVTNETGAGERREILERFREGTYSRVVTANVLDEGVDVPDANVACVLSGSGSEREFTQRLGRILRPKSDGGRALLYEVVTEETTEENVAARRRG; from the coding sequence GTGACTACGCTCTCGTTCGAGGACGGCACCGTTCGCGTCGACGACCCACCCGCCGGTCTCTCGCTGCCCTTCCTCGAGACGGACCCGCGTTCGGGCACCGCTCGTGCCCCCGCGTTCCGCTACAGCGCCCTGCGGGACGTCCTCGACAGCCGCGACGACGTGTACGACGACCACCTCGCGTCGTGGCCCGCGCTCTCGCTCTCGACGTCGTACGACCTCCGCGAGTACCAGCGCGACGCCCTCGACGCCTGGCGGCGCGCCGACCATCGGGGCGTGGTCGAACTCCCGACGGGCGCGGGCAAGACCGTCGTCGCCATCGCCGCGATGGTCACGCTGGACCTGCCGACGCTCGTCGTGGTGCCCACCATCGACCTCCTGAATCAGTGGCGTCGTGAACTCGAGGCCGAGTTCGACGTCGAGGTCGGCCAGTTCGGCGGCGGACAGCAGCGCCAGGCACCCATCACGGTCTCGACGTACGACTCGGCGTATCTCCGTGCGGACGAAATCGGCGACCAGTTCGGCCTCGTCGTCTTCGACGAGGTCCACCACCTGGGCGGCGAGGGGTACCAGGACATCGCCCGGTTGCTCGCCGCGCCCGCCCGCCTCGGCCTGACGGCGACGTTCGAGCGACCCGACGGCGCACACGAGGCCGTCGAGCGACTCGTCGGCCCCCGGGTCTTCGCGCTCGACGTCGACGACCTCGCCGGCGAACACCTCGCCGACTACGACATCAAGCGCATCGAGGTGTCGCTCTCCGAGGCGGAGCGACGGCAGTACGACGAGGCCCAGGAGACGTTCGTCGACTACCTTCGAACTTCGAACCTCGACATGCGGTCGGGCGCGGACTACCAGAAACTCGTGATGCGGTCGGGGAACGACCCCCGCGCCCGTGAGGCCCTCCTCGCCAAACAACGCGCCCGCCGGGTGATGATGAACGCCGACGCCAAGGTCGACGCCCTCGCGGACATCCTCGACCGCCACCGCGACGACCGCGTCATCGTCTTCACCGCCCACACCGACCTCGTCTACCGTCTCTCCGAGCGGTTTCTCCTCCCCGCGGTCACGAACGAGACCGGTGCTGGAGAGCGCCGCGAGATACTGGAGCGGTTCAGAGAGGGGACCTACTCGCGGGTGGTGACGGCGAACGTCCTCGACGAGGGGGTGGACGTCCCCGACGCGAACGTCGCGTGCGTCCTCTCGGGGTCGGGGTCGGAGCGCGAGTTCACACAGCGGCTGGGTCGTATCCTCCGCCCGAAGTCGGACGGGGGGCGGGCGCTCCTGTACGAGGTCGTCACCGAAGAGACCACGGAGGAGAACGTCGCCGCCCGGCGGAGAGGCTAG
- a CDS encoding DUF790 family protein encodes MLTKDLLRVSRRGGGYRPQFVDREERPLAAAVLGRYRDHVGETRAALDAALAELEREADDFKLVRGFAALLDREATFETRAPVPPERVRRAVFEASEAVGVASETERTRALSQAAGSLGLTVAAVDESLYADREVNQVMTRFDSPWSPDDLVDRYNLSLAQTALFDATEVRLRSSDPRALVSAVKRLRLMYEIRNVSGEREVVVTGPDALFRRTRRYGTAFARLLRTAAKASEWRLEATIDDRGTERELRLSDADLTLPDDDPLAEPTFDSGVEADFAARFETLDLDWELTREPEALATGTRVMIPDFAFDYRPAGSAAEATEFDSNVEGFRVYFEIMGFWTPEYVSKKLAQLDDVEEVELLVAVDESLGVGEAVEARDHRVVSYSGRVRVKDVVDVLRTYESDLVAAAAASLPTRLALDDDAVSLSTLAERHGVSEDALDAVSFPEHERVGGTLVRPDVLERVRTEVEVGMSLADVEDVLAAVGLGDTSAVLSRLGYRVEWEGLGGGVLREKA; translated from the coding sequence GTGCTCACGAAGGACCTCCTCCGCGTCTCCCGCCGGGGCGGCGGCTACCGTCCGCAGTTCGTCGACCGGGAGGAGCGACCGCTCGCCGCGGCGGTGCTCGGACGCTACCGCGACCACGTCGGCGAGACGCGCGCCGCACTGGATGCGGCGCTGGCGGAACTCGAACGCGAGGCCGACGACTTCAAACTCGTCCGGGGGTTCGCGGCGCTGCTCGACAGGGAGGCGACGTTCGAGACGCGCGCGCCAGTGCCGCCCGAGCGGGTGCGTCGAGCGGTGTTCGAGGCGAGCGAGGCGGTCGGTGTCGCCAGCGAGACCGAACGGACGCGGGCGCTCTCACAGGCGGCCGGGTCGCTCGGTCTCACTGTCGCGGCGGTCGACGAGTCGCTGTACGCCGACCGGGAGGTGAATCAGGTCATGACCCGGTTCGACTCGCCGTGGAGCCCCGACGACCTCGTCGACCGGTACAACCTCTCGCTCGCACAGACCGCCCTGTTCGACGCGACCGAGGTCCGGCTCCGGTCGTCGGACCCGAGGGCGCTCGTCTCGGCGGTCAAACGGCTCCGGCTGATGTACGAGATTCGGAACGTGTCGGGCGAGCGGGAGGTCGTGGTCACCGGTCCGGACGCGCTCTTCCGCCGCACGCGACGGTACGGGACGGCGTTCGCCCGGCTCCTCCGAACCGCCGCGAAGGCGTCGGAGTGGCGACTCGAGGCGACAATCGACGACCGCGGGACCGAGCGCGAACTCCGTCTCTCGGACGCCGACCTCACCCTCCCGGACGACGACCCGCTCGCCGAGCCGACGTTCGATAGCGGCGTCGAGGCGGACTTCGCCGCGCGGTTCGAGACGCTCGACCTCGACTGGGAGCTCACACGAGAGCCCGAGGCGCTGGCGACCGGGACTCGAGTGATGATCCCCGACTTCGCGTTCGACTACCGACCCGCGGGGTCGGCCGCTGAGGCGACCGAGTTCGATTCGAACGTCGAAGGCTTCCGCGTCTACTTCGAAATAATGGGTTTCTGGACGCCCGAGTACGTGTCGAAGAAACTCGCTCAACTGGATGACGTCGAGGAGGTCGAACTCCTCGTCGCCGTCGACGAGTCGCTCGGCGTCGGCGAGGCGGTCGAAGCGCGGGACCACCGGGTGGTCTCGTACTCGGGTCGCGTCCGGGTAAAAGACGTCGTCGACGTGCTCCGGACGTACGAGTCCGACCTGGTCGCGGCGGCGGCAGCGTCGCTTCCGACCCGGCTCGCCCTCGATGACGACGCGGTGTCGCTGTCCACGCTCGCAGAGCGCCACGGCGTGAGCGAGGACGCGCTCGACGCCGTTTCGTTCCCCGAACACGAGCGCGTGGGCGGCACGCTCGTCCGCCCTGACGTACTCGAGCGCGTGCGCACGGAGGTCGAGGTCGGGATGTCGCTCGCGGACGTCGAGGACGTGCTGGCCGCCGTCGGACTTGGAGACACCAGCGCCGTGCTCTCCCGACTGGGCTATCGCGTCGAGTGGGAGGGGCTCGGTGGCGGCGTCCTCCGGGAGAAGGCGTAG